A single window of Chitinophaga sp. XS-30 DNA harbors:
- a CDS encoding efflux RND transporter periplasmic adaptor subunit, whose protein sequence is MIRTNNNIPVLFAAILLAGCGVSQSKPDNRPAEETVAANAVSTFALKKDVLSATLRMPGELIAFQQVDLYAKVNSFVKKLYVDVGSTVKAGQLLATMEAPELNAQLAGAESRLHSQEAVYLASKANYDRLYQTSQTPGTVSRNDLDLAYAKQQSDFAQQESAKAAYREIADTRNYLEIRAPFEGVISSRNVSAGAYVGPSGKGSEFPLFSLQQQKKLRLVVSIPEAYTAYLAEKKAVSFTIRSMGGKEFTAVIDRLSGALDSRLRSQRVEMDVDNSNKALLPGMVAEVSIPLNNRDSVFVVPSTAVVSSTEKVFVVRVNNGAAEWVEVRKGREAEGKAEIFGDLYAGDILVEKANDEIRNGSKIAQKK, encoded by the coding sequence ATGATCAGAACAAACAATAACATACCGGTCTTGTTTGCCGCAATTCTGCTGGCCGGTTGCGGCGTTTCGCAAAGCAAGCCGGACAACAGGCCTGCTGAAGAAACCGTTGCCGCCAACGCCGTAAGCACCTTTGCCCTGAAAAAAGATGTGCTTTCCGCCACCCTGCGCATGCCAGGGGAACTGATCGCCTTCCAGCAGGTGGATCTCTATGCGAAGGTGAACAGCTTTGTAAAGAAATTATATGTGGATGTAGGCTCCACCGTGAAGGCCGGCCAGCTGCTGGCCACGATGGAAGCGCCGGAGCTGAACGCCCAGCTGGCGGGAGCGGAATCAAGACTGCACTCGCAGGAAGCGGTGTACCTGGCCAGCAAAGCCAATTACGACCGTTTGTATCAGACCAGCCAGACGCCGGGAACGGTTTCCCGCAACGATCTGGACCTGGCATATGCCAAACAGCAGTCTGATTTCGCCCAGCAGGAATCCGCCAAAGCCGCCTACCGCGAGATCGCCGATACCCGCAACTACCTGGAGATACGTGCACCCTTCGAAGGGGTGATCAGCAGCAGGAACGTAAGCGCCGGGGCATATGTAGGCCCATCCGGCAAAGGCTCCGAATTCCCGCTCTTTTCCCTGCAGCAGCAAAAGAAACTCCGCCTCGTTGTGTCCATACCGGAAGCATATACCGCATACCTCGCGGAAAAGAAAGCAGTGAGCTTTACCATCCGCTCCATGGGCGGAAAGGAGTTCACCGCTGTGATCGACCGCCTCTCCGGCGCGCTGGACAGCCGCCTGCGCTCGCAACGCGTGGAAATGGATGTGGATAACAGCAATAAAGCCCTGCTCCCGGGTATGGTAGCGGAAGTGAGCATTCCGCTGAATAACCGTGACAGCGTATTTGTGGTGCCCTCAACGGCTGTGGTGAGCTCCACGGAGAAAGTATTTGTGGTGCGTGTGAACAATGGCGCAGCGGAATGGGTGGAGGTGCGCAAAGGCCGCGAAGCGGAAGGTAAAGCCGAAATATTCGGCGATCTCTACGCCGGAGATATCCTCGTTGAAAAAGCAAATGATGAAATAAGGAACGGATCAAAGATCGCACAGAAGAAGTAA